The DNA window CAACGTTGCAGATTTTAAGATGCAAAATTTGCAAAACATCACACATTAATTGCTCCCAACATGCTAGAGTGCCAAATTAAGATCAAGAACACATTAATAATGTTTGTCTGAAGTCACCCTCTCCTTAATCTTGTTTTTTCTCTATTTCTTCTCTTCATCCTATTATTATATCCAATGCCAAAAATGAATTCCCCTAACAATCTTGGCCTTCCACTTCTTATAATCATGTAACCGATTCCAATCCCAACTACAAATCCAGTTCCATACCCCATCACCACACATTGCCACCCAAATCCATCTAtgaattcatcatcatcatcttgagAAAGTATTGATTTTTCATCAATTCTTTCACAATGCTTAGTCAATGGAAATCCACACAATCCTACATTCCCCACATATGATTCATTTCCAAATGTGGAAAATTGAGTAGACTGTGGTATTTGTCCCTTGAGATTATTCATCGAAACGTTTAACTTCGCAAGAAATGTCAACCTTGCACATCCATCCGGAATTTCTCCATCCAGTCTGTTTGAAGACAAGTCCAACGACTCAAGTAGACTCATACCTTCAAGCGACGGCGGTATATGTCCTCTGATAGTATTGTGAGACAAATTCAAGTATCTAAGACAATTGAGATTTCCTACGGAAGGTGGTATGATCCCAGAGAATCTATTGGAGGATAAGTCGATAGTTGTAAATGTATCCAACAATCGCTGCAATAACTGATCTAGGCCTTTCAATGTGAGCTTCAACTCTATAGTTTTTAGAAAAGAGTTTGCTCCATCATTTGTTTGATTTTCTTTGACATCTATCATAGCTCGAAAATTCTTGAAATATCTATCAGGTAGAGAGCCGACAAATGCATTTTGTGACACATCTAAGACTTGCAACTTTGGAAACGGCTTGTTAGTGTTTGAATACACCAAAAATGTACCACCAAGTTTATTTGATCTCAATACGAGGATGCGAAGTTGAGGGAGCGTTTCCATCCAAAACGGGAATACTCctcgtattttattttcaccAATGTCGATGCCCTGCAAATCGTGGCAGTTAACTATAGTTTGGGGTATCATTCCTTCCAATCTGTTTCCATTCATATTGATTGACTGAAGACTACAACCCTTTTTGAAAGTTGATGGGATGCCAATAAGTTTATTTTCATTCAAATGGAGGATTAATAGAGATGTACTCAAGTTTCCAAAACAATCAGGGACTGCTCCTTCCAAATAATTGTAAGAtagaaggagg is part of the Salvia splendens isolate huo1 chromosome 6, SspV2, whole genome shotgun sequence genome and encodes:
- the LOC121808943 gene encoding receptor-like protein 9DC3 encodes the protein MNGNRLEGMIPQTIVNCHDLQGIDIGENKIRGVFPFWMETLPQLRILVLRSNKLGGTFLVYSNTNKPFPKLQVLDVSQNAFVGSLPDRYFKNFRAMIDVKENQTNDGANSFLKTIELKLTLKGLDQLLQRLLDTFTTIDLSSNRFSGIIPPSVGNLNCLRYLNLSHNTIRGHIPPSLEGMSLLESLDLSSNRLDGEIPDGCARLTFLAKLNVSMNNLKGQIPQSTQFSTFGNESYVGNVGLCGFPLTKHCERIDEKSILSQDDDDEFIDGFGWQCVVMGYGTGFVVGIGIGYMIIRSGRPRLLGEFIFGIGYNNRMKRRNREKTRLRRG